From the Haloarcula sp. H-GB4 genome, one window contains:
- a CDS encoding ABC transporter permease, with translation MNVAVTVDAREDIPAWLAYGTPVFTVLAALAVSAIALVVLNVDPVAAYTTMFVDTLVTEFGLSETLTKAVPLILTGLAVYLPLKAGLFNIGAEGQLVAGALAGTWIGLNVSLTGLALIPLMFVAAAVAGGIWAGIPAYLRAKWDVNEIITSLLLTFVALEIQSYLLRGPMQGGTGNFPQSDRFSEAATIPELFGGVHAGLLAAVCMVVVTYVLMTRTRLGFEITFVGSNDEAAQQAGMSKFYVYLFVFVVGGAFAAMGGISEIAGAQGRYRAGFEPGYGFTAIPVALLGRNSAFKVMLAGLFFAVLFVGGSSMEVAFGVPAALVEIIQALVILFLITAEFFKSYRVGIDLKRGPAETPAQPQRGDD, from the coding sequence ATGAACGTCGCAGTAACCGTCGACGCACGCGAAGATATTCCGGCCTGGCTGGCCTACGGGACGCCTGTATTCACCGTGCTGGCTGCACTGGCGGTGAGCGCCATCGCGCTGGTCGTTCTCAACGTGGATCCCGTCGCGGCGTACACGACAATGTTCGTCGACACGCTCGTGACCGAATTCGGTCTCAGTGAGACGCTGACAAAGGCAGTTCCGTTGATTCTTACGGGCCTGGCGGTGTATCTCCCGTTGAAAGCGGGCCTGTTCAATATCGGTGCCGAGGGACAACTCGTCGCCGGTGCGCTTGCAGGGACGTGGATCGGGCTGAACGTCTCGCTCACGGGGCTCGCACTGATTCCGCTGATGTTCGTCGCCGCAGCCGTAGCCGGCGGCATCTGGGCTGGCATCCCGGCGTACCTGCGTGCGAAGTGGGACGTCAACGAGATCATCACGTCGCTACTGCTGACGTTCGTCGCGCTTGAAATCCAGAGCTACCTGCTCCGGGGACCGATGCAGGGCGGGACCGGGAACTTCCCGCAGTCGGACCGGTTCTCCGAGGCCGCGACGATTCCGGAACTGTTCGGCGGCGTCCACGCCGGTCTGCTCGCCGCCGTCTGCATGGTCGTAGTGACATATGTTCTGATGACGAGAACCCGGCTCGGGTTCGAAATCACGTTCGTCGGCTCGAACGACGAGGCCGCCCAGCAGGCCGGGATGAGCAAGTTCTACGTGTACCTCTTCGTGTTTGTCGTCGGGGGCGCGTTCGCGGCCATGGGCGGCATCAGCGAAATCGCCGGTGCGCAAGGTCGATACCGTGCCGGGTTCGAACCCGGATACGGCTTCACGGCCATTCCGGTTGCGCTGCTTGGTCGCAACAGCGCGTTCAAAGTGATGCTCGCTGGCCTGTTTTTCGCCGTGCTGTTCGTCGGCGGGTCGAGTATGGAAGTGGCGTTCGGTGTGCCTGCGGCGCTGGTCGAGATCATTCAAGCGCTGGTCATTCTCTTCCTGATCACGGCGGAGTTCTTCAAGAGCTACCGTGTCGGTATCGACCTCAAACGCGGGCCAGCGGAGACGCCAGCTCAGCCACAGCGAGGTGACGACTGA
- a CDS encoding ABC transporter permease, with product MVSFIAGLLDATVQAATVLLLAGMGELISERAGVLNLGVEGMMLVGALGGFITTVLTGSHWLGFAVGILLGMVLALVHAFLCISLKSNQVISGVMLTLLGTGLTTFFGSGWVEESISGFPQITFPLIGQYLVGIPVIGEALFRSTATDYLALGLLVVVWYFLHHSNLGLEMIAVGEDPEMADTMGVSVFRLRYLAVLIGGGFAGAAGAHLSLAFSQLWVPGMTAGRGWIAVALVIFAQWRPRRMLVGAYLFGLLDALRIRSQSISLTLGPDAPLAGVINPVVEFLMTPQIMGTYPYLATIIVLAYAVIRTKSDQLAVPSALLQSYSRETD from the coding sequence ATGGTGAGCTTCATCGCCGGTCTGCTGGATGCGACCGTTCAAGCGGCGACCGTGCTACTCCTCGCTGGGATGGGCGAACTCATCAGTGAGCGGGCGGGCGTCCTCAACCTCGGCGTCGAGGGCATGATGCTCGTCGGCGCACTCGGGGGATTCATCACGACCGTCCTCACGGGGAGCCACTGGCTTGGATTCGCCGTCGGCATCCTCCTCGGAATGGTGCTGGCGCTGGTCCACGCGTTCCTCTGTATCTCGCTGAAGTCGAATCAGGTCATCAGCGGCGTCATGCTGACGCTGCTTGGGACCGGGCTGACGACGTTCTTTGGCTCCGGCTGGGTCGAAGAGTCGATCAGCGGCTTCCCGCAGATCACGTTCCCGCTTATCGGACAGTACCTCGTCGGTATCCCGGTCATCGGCGAGGCCCTCTTCCGGAGCACGGCAACGGACTACCTCGCGCTTGGTCTACTGGTCGTGGTCTGGTACTTCCTGCACCACTCGAACCTCGGGCTAGAGATGATAGCCGTTGGTGAGGACCCAGAGATGGCGGACACGATGGGCGTGTCCGTGTTCAGGCTGCGGTATCTCGCGGTGCTCATCGGTGGCGGGTTCGCCGGCGCGGCCGGCGCTCACCTCTCACTGGCCTTCTCGCAGCTCTGGGTCCCTGGCATGACCGCGGGCCGGGGTTGGATCGCCGTCGCGCTGGTCATCTTCGCGCAGTGGCGACCCCGTCGGATGCTCGTGGGAGCGTACCTGTTCGGGCTACTTGACGCGCTCCGCATTCGCTCCCAGTCGATTTCGTTGACACTGGGTCCCGATGCTCCCCTCGCGGGTGTCATCAATCCTGTCGTCGAGTTCCTCATGACGCCACAGATCATGGGGACGTACCCGTATCTGGCGACGATTATCGTGCTGGCCTACGCCGTCATCCGGACCAAGAGCGACCAGCTCGCGGTCCCCTCGGCGCTGTTGCAGTCCTACAGCCGCGAGACGGACTGA
- a CDS encoding LLM class flavin-dependent oxidoreductase, with protein MSANQVFERGDRVGIYLQDKHSLEENVDLVQYAEEQGIDEIWQAESRLARDAVSPLGAYAAVTDDIKLGTGVINNWTRNAALIAQSMSTLEELAGPDRIMCGIGAWWDPLAEKVGIDRSGALRAMRECVEVTQDLLDMENVTYDGEFVQMRDVELDVVHGDDGPRTVPVYVGGTGFKMLELTGHFADGALLNYLVSPEYNEKALDALETGAERGGRSLDDIDRPQLVVCSMDHDEEQALDNARELITQYLGQQPHIMKASGVSQDLIDEVGDTIGGWPADKDDIKEGMHLIPDDVVHKLTASGTPEQCREKVREYAETGCQCPILYPLGDDRRLMIDEFADGYL; from the coding sequence ATGAGCGCCAATCAGGTCTTCGAGAGAGGCGACCGCGTCGGTATCTACTTGCAGGACAAACACTCGCTAGAAGAGAACGTGGACCTTGTGCAGTACGCGGAGGAGCAAGGCATCGACGAGATCTGGCAGGCCGAATCACGACTCGCACGCGACGCCGTCTCCCCGCTCGGCGCGTACGCCGCAGTCACCGATGACATCAAACTCGGCACCGGCGTCATCAACAACTGGACGCGCAACGCAGCGTTGATAGCGCAGTCGATGAGCACGCTGGAGGAACTCGCCGGCCCGGACCGCATCATGTGCGGCATCGGCGCGTGGTGGGACCCGCTGGCAGAGAAAGTCGGTATCGACCGTAGCGGCGCACTGCGGGCGATGCGTGAGTGCGTCGAAGTAACTCAGGATCTGCTGGACATGGAGAACGTCACCTACGACGGTGAGTTCGTCCAGATGCGGGACGTAGAACTGGACGTGGTCCACGGCGACGACGGACCGCGAACTGTTCCCGTCTACGTCGGTGGGACCGGGTTCAAGATGCTGGAACTCACCGGCCACTTCGCCGACGGCGCACTGCTGAACTACCTCGTCAGCCCGGAGTACAACGAGAAAGCCCTTGATGCACTGGAGACCGGGGCGGAGCGCGGTGGTCGCTCGCTTGACGACATCGACCGACCACAACTGGTCGTCTGTTCGATGGACCACGACGAGGAGCAGGCTCTGGACAACGCCCGCGAACTCATCACACAGTACCTCGGGCAACAGCCCCACATCATGAAGGCCAGCGGCGTCAGTCAGGACCTCATTGACGAGGTGGGCGATACCATCGGCGGGTGGCCGGCCGACAAGGACGACATCAAGGAGGGGATGCACCTCATTCCGGACGACGTGGTTCACAAACTCACTGCTAGCGGCACGCCGGAACAGTGCCGAGAGAAAGTTAGGGAATACGCCGAGACGGGCTGTCAGTGTCCGATCCTCTATCCGCTGGGTGACGATCGGCGGCTGATGATCGACGAGTTCGCGGACGGCTATCTGTAG
- a CDS encoding uracil-xanthine permease family protein, protein MSGPETDQQSVVLYDIEDKPPLGKAIPLGIQHVLAMFLGNVAPPLILAGAVGSVTGETTFLVQMALIVAGVATMVQAYPVGPVGARLPVVMGTSFAFLGPLIGIGNQFGIAAVFGASLLAAPVEIIMGVSFDRFRRFFPPLVTGIVVMLIGLTLIPTGMNYAAGASAGPSAEGYGSFVNLGLAGLVLVVTVGLNQFFEGFLRVISVFVGIIVGYLAALALGVVDLSAVAAAGWVTVPVPLKYGLAFEPSAIVTVAFLYIITGMETIGDISGTVSATGRNATREEIRGGLVADGVMSVFGAVFNALPNTSFSQNVGLVNFTGVASRYVAGIGGVVLLALGFVPKVGAVVSAMPDAVLGGGALILFAMIFSSGARLITQNVELDHRNSTILAMSMALGLGVAFRPEILQNFPSEVQTLFGSALVTGGMAALILNIVFPGGSVGTGPTEYTAGLEPDPVETGAGAPPVDDD, encoded by the coding sequence ATGAGCGGTCCAGAGACAGACCAGCAGTCAGTCGTACTGTACGATATCGAAGACAAACCGCCGCTTGGGAAGGCCATCCCACTCGGCATCCAGCACGTGCTCGCGATGTTTCTGGGCAACGTCGCGCCCCCACTCATCCTTGCGGGGGCCGTCGGCTCCGTCACGGGGGAGACGACGTTTCTCGTCCAGATGGCACTCATCGTCGCCGGTGTCGCGACCATGGTCCAAGCGTACCCGGTCGGCCCCGTCGGCGCGAGGCTCCCGGTCGTCATGGGGACCAGTTTCGCGTTTCTCGGGCCGCTTATCGGCATCGGCAATCAGTTCGGTATCGCCGCCGTGTTCGGCGCATCACTGCTTGCTGCGCCGGTCGAGATCATCATGGGTGTCTCGTTCGACCGGTTCCGGCGGTTCTTCCCCCCGCTTGTCACCGGCATCGTCGTGATGCTCATCGGACTAACGCTCATCCCCACGGGAATGAACTACGCTGCGGGGGCCTCGGCCGGTCCGTCAGCGGAGGGATACGGCTCCTTCGTCAACCTCGGCCTCGCCGGGCTCGTTCTAGTCGTCACTGTCGGGCTGAACCAGTTCTTCGAGGGCTTTCTCCGCGTCATCAGCGTGTTCGTGGGCATCATCGTCGGCTACCTCGCCGCGCTCGCACTGGGCGTGGTTGACCTCTCGGCGGTCGCCGCTGCCGGCTGGGTGACGGTTCCCGTTCCGCTCAAATACGGCCTCGCGTTCGAGCCGAGCGCCATCGTCACCGTAGCCTTCCTCTACATCATTACCGGCATGGAAACTATCGGGGACATCTCTGGGACGGTATCCGCAACCGGTCGGAACGCCACGCGGGAGGAAATCCGTGGTGGCCTCGTCGCCGATGGCGTGATGAGCGTTTTCGGTGCAGTGTTCAACGCGCTCCCGAACACGTCGTTCTCGCAGAACGTCGGGCTCGTGAACTTCACCGGCGTCGCCAGCCGGTACGTCGCCGGCATCGGGGGCGTCGTGCTGCTTGCACTCGGGTTTGTCCCGAAAGTTGGGGCAGTCGTCTCGGCGATGCCTGATGCCGTGCTGGGCGGCGGCGCGCTCATCCTGTTCGCGATGATATTCTCCTCGGGCGCACGCCTCATCACGCAAAACGTCGAGTTAGACCACCGCAATTCGACCATCCTCGCGATGTCGATGGCGCTCGGCCTCGGTGTCGCGTTCCGCCCCGAAATCCTCCAGAACTTCCCGTCTGAGGTACAGACGCTGTTCGGGTCCGCACTTGTCACCGGGGGGATGGCCGCCCTCATTCTCAATATTGTGTTCCCCGGCGGGAGTGTCGGGACGGGGCCGACCGAGTACACCGCAGGACTGGAACCCGATCCTGTCGAGACGGGAGCGGGCGCGCCGCCGGTCGACGACGATTGA
- the thrC gene encoding threonine synthase: protein MGMTQVTTLECTLCGAEYDPNQIIYTCPEHEGVKGILEVTYDYDAIDDAFDGDLGGPIASQWKYEAFLPVAADADVVTLNEGGTDLFDAPNLSDALGVETLVKDDGRNPTGCFKDRASAIAVTKARHAGRDIITCASTGNAAASLSGYAARGGMDCRIFVPGDAPTGKLAQPLVYGADVLAVNGSYDEAYDLSVEVTEKYGWYNRNAAINPFQVEGKRTVGHELADQSIARGHVPDWVVFSMGDGCTIAGAWKGFKEFYDLGYVDDHPKMLGVQAEGASAIHDAFHDHEDIDDIAETLADSIAVGRPRNTIKACRALEQSGGTSVLVSDDEILDAEKLLGSTEGIYSEPAGATPVAGVQTALDRGIIEQDETVVVVSTGFGLKDTKSAERATGGVDRIDPEITEVEGLYGTAEEAAADD, encoded by the coding sequence ATGGGCATGACGCAAGTCACAACCCTCGAGTGTACACTCTGTGGGGCGGAGTACGATCCGAATCAGATCATCTACACCTGTCCTGAACACGAGGGCGTGAAGGGCATCCTCGAAGTAACATACGACTACGATGCTATCGATGACGCGTTCGATGGCGACCTCGGCGGGCCGATCGCAAGTCAATGGAAGTACGAGGCGTTTCTACCAGTCGCAGCGGACGCCGATGTCGTGACGCTCAACGAGGGCGGAACGGACCTCTTCGACGCCCCAAACCTCAGCGACGCGCTGGGCGTCGAAACACTGGTCAAAGACGACGGACGGAACCCGACTGGGTGTTTCAAGGACCGTGCCAGCGCTATCGCTGTCACGAAAGCCAGACACGCCGGTCGCGACATCATCACCTGCGCCTCGACCGGGAACGCTGCCGCGTCGCTATCGGGCTATGCCGCCCGCGGGGGGATGGACTGTCGTATTTTCGTTCCTGGCGACGCCCCGACAGGCAAGCTTGCACAGCCGCTCGTCTACGGCGCGGACGTCCTCGCTGTCAACGGCAGCTACGACGAAGCCTACGACCTCAGCGTCGAAGTCACCGAGAAGTACGGCTGGTACAACCGCAACGCGGCCATCAATCCGTTCCAAGTCGAGGGTAAGCGAACCGTCGGTCACGAACTCGCCGACCAGTCTATCGCTCGCGGACACGTCCCCGACTGGGTCGTCTTCTCGATGGGTGACGGCTGTACGATTGCCGGGGCATGGAAGGGGTTCAAAGAGTTCTACGACCTCGGCTACGTCGACGACCACCCGAAGATGCTCGGCGTCCAGGCCGAGGGGGCGTCGGCCATCCACGACGCTTTCCACGACCACGAGGACATCGACGATATTGCCGAAACGCTGGCCGATTCAATCGCTGTTGGACGGCCACGGAACACGATCAAAGCATGCCGTGCGCTGGAACAGAGCGGGGGGACGAGCGTACTGGTCTCCGACGACGAGATTCTGGACGCCGAGAAACTGCTTGGCAGCACCGAGGGAATCTACTCCGAGCCGGCAGGCGCAACGCCCGTTGCCGGCGTCCAGACGGCGCTCGACCGGGGGATAATCGAGCAAGACGAAACCGTCGTCGTGGTGTCCACCGGCTTCGGCCTGAAGGACACGAAAAGCGCCGAGAGGGCGACCGGGGGGGTGGATCGAATCGATCCAGAAATCACGGAGGTCGAGGGTCTGTACGGCACGGCCGAGGAAGCCGCGGCCGACGACTGA
- a CDS encoding dihydroorotase family protein, protein MTDIHIKGAQVVTASGIQHGEITISGGTIDAAGPASSVTGPSDPDTVIDADGMVALPGAIDVHTHMHDDELFPDGIDFASQTASAVAGGVTTVIELPTQTPVTTPDALHEKAETCSALAHVDFGLVAGNVQDPDIDVAGIMDAGTADFKTFTADPYLADDEAIAALMRRVGNAGGTVRVHCETQGLLDDARSTIDGDEPDVYMDSRPLEAELDAISRAGYFAEYADCPLHVVHISSGSGAHEGNRFKSRANVPVTLETCPQYLAFSKGDVADKGPFLKVNPSLKSDTERERLWDAVQDGTIDLIGTDHFPTYREAREAGWEDIWEPYAGLPGVETMVEYLASEGVHEGRLSWPRLRELVCTAPARNAAIYPRKGSLQVGTDADVMLVRTEEYEVTADDHTFVGGWTPYEGQHWSARVDTVIAGGEIVAKDHRVQSTAGRGQFLDRPL, encoded by the coding sequence ATGACAGACATTCACATCAAAGGGGCACAGGTGGTGACAGCGTCGGGCATCCAGCACGGTGAAATCACGATATCCGGCGGGACGATAGACGCTGCTGGTCCAGCATCGTCGGTCACAGGCCCCAGTGATCCAGATACTGTCATTGACGCAGACGGCATGGTCGCGCTTCCGGGTGCTATCGACGTGCACACACATATGCACGACGACGAACTCTTTCCGGATGGGATCGACTTCGCGTCCCAGACGGCGAGTGCGGTCGCCGGTGGGGTGACGACGGTCATCGAATTACCGACGCAGACACCTGTCACAACTCCCGACGCACTGCATGAGAAAGCGGAGACGTGTTCGGCGCTCGCACACGTCGATTTCGGCCTCGTTGCCGGCAACGTTCAGGATCCCGACATCGACGTGGCCGGCATCATGGACGCCGGAACAGCGGATTTCAAGACATTTACCGCTGACCCGTACCTGGCCGACGACGAGGCCATCGCAGCGCTCATGAGGCGTGTCGGCAATGCCGGGGGTACGGTTCGCGTTCACTGCGAAACACAGGGACTGCTCGACGACGCGCGATCGACTATCGACGGCGATGAACCCGACGTGTACATGGACTCACGACCCCTCGAAGCCGAACTAGACGCTATTTCACGGGCGGGCTATTTTGCGGAGTACGCCGACTGTCCGCTGCACGTCGTCCACATCTCAAGTGGGAGCGGCGCGCATGAGGGGAACCGCTTCAAATCACGAGCGAACGTCCCAGTGACGCTCGAAACCTGTCCACAGTATCTGGCCTTCTCGAAGGGTGACGTTGCCGATAAGGGACCATTCCTGAAGGTCAATCCCAGCCTCAAATCCGACACCGAGCGGGAGCGGCTCTGGGATGCAGTGCAGGACGGGACGATCGACCTCATCGGCACGGACCACTTCCCGACGTACCGTGAAGCACGGGAAGCCGGCTGGGAGGATATCTGGGAGCCCTATGCCGGCCTCCCGGGCGTCGAAACGATGGTCGAGTACCTCGCCAGCGAAGGCGTCCACGAAGGCCGACTCTCGTGGCCGCGGCTCCGCGAACTCGTGTGTACAGCTCCGGCACGGAACGCCGCAATCTATCCACGGAAAGGATCGCTGCAGGTCGGAACGGATGCGGATGTGATGCTCGTCCGGACCGAGGAGTACGAGGTCACCGCCGACGACCACACGTTCGTCGGTGGCTGGACGCCGTACGAGGGACAGCACTGGAGCGCACGCGTGGACACAGTCATCGCTGGCGGTGAGATTGTCGCAAAGGACCACAGGGTCCAGTCAACGGCGGGCCGTGGCCAGTTCCTGGACCGCCCGCTGTAG
- a CDS encoding amidohydrolase family protein, producing MILNAGTLITMDDERTVRSEAHVVVEDGEIVAIEDGYASGADVIDATDEVVIPGLVNCHTHMYALPIRGAPLAASPESFYESLVDIWWNVDEAFTERDARLSALGSSVEMLQSGVTTFCDNYSGPNTLPGGLDAVAEGVAQTPIRGMISFETTARNSEAQARDGIAENQRFIDEAEDEYDTVSGHYCLHTLFTNTEDIVRECVDRATDDDRPIQIHLEEGLVDVHESIADYGKRPVPALEDMGFFDAEVIAAHCVHSTESEIEILAANDVSVAHNPYSNINNAVGIADVETMQAHEMTIGLGDDGWDPDMFETMRSAVGIHNLKQRNPSGFDMATALEWATIGSAAVLGMEDAVGSIEVGKRGDFVTLDLGPNPVLDGSAPYYVVSAASRADVTRTIIDGEPVYDQTSGITGVDDSDMTAVGDASAELWERL from the coding sequence GTGATACTGAACGCAGGGACGCTCATCACGATGGACGATGAGCGCACGGTCCGGTCCGAGGCACACGTCGTCGTCGAAGATGGTGAAATCGTCGCTATCGAGGACGGGTACGCGTCCGGTGCTGACGTGATAGATGCCACTGACGAGGTCGTCATCCCGGGATTGGTGAACTGTCACACCCACATGTACGCGCTCCCGATCCGCGGTGCGCCGCTCGCTGCGTCACCCGAGAGTTTCTACGAATCGCTCGTCGACATCTGGTGGAACGTTGACGAGGCGTTTACCGAGCGCGACGCTCGCCTGTCTGCACTGGGCTCCTCTGTCGAGATGCTCCAGAGCGGCGTCACTACCTTTTGTGACAACTACTCCGGGCCGAATACGCTGCCGGGCGGTCTCGACGCCGTCGCAGAGGGTGTCGCACAGACCCCGATCCGTGGGATGATTTCCTTCGAGACGACAGCCCGGAACTCTGAAGCCCAGGCCAGAGACGGAATCGCGGAGAATCAGCGATTCATCGACGAAGCGGAAGACGAGTACGACACTGTATCCGGCCACTACTGCCTCCACACGCTGTTTACCAACACCGAAGACATCGTTAGGGAGTGTGTTGACAGGGCTACTGACGACGACCGCCCAATCCAGATCCATCTTGAAGAGGGGCTGGTCGACGTTCATGAATCAATCGCCGACTACGGGAAACGACCGGTACCAGCGTTAGAAGACATGGGCTTTTTCGACGCCGAAGTCATCGCTGCTCACTGCGTCCATTCTACCGAGTCCGAGATCGAAATACTCGCAGCAAACGATGTTTCCGTCGCCCACAACCCGTATTCCAACATCAATAACGCCGTCGGTATCGCCGATGTCGAAACCATGCAAGCCCACGAGATGACAATCGGGCTCGGTGACGACGGATGGGATCCGGATATGTTCGAGACCATGCGTTCAGCCGTCGGTATCCACAACCTCAAGCAGCGCAACCCGAGCGGCTTCGACATGGCCACTGCTCTTGAATGGGCGACAATCGGCAGTGCGGCGGTGCTGGGAATGGAGGACGCTGTCGGCAGTATCGAGGTCGGTAAACGCGGTGATTTCGTCACGTTGGATCTGGGGCCAAACCCGGTGTTGGACGGGAGTGCGCCCTACTACGTCGTCAGCGCCGCAAGCCGTGCGGACGTTACCCGGACAATTATCGACGGAGAGCCTGTGTATGATCAGACATCAGGTATCACCGGCGTCGATGATTCGGATATGACTGCTGTCGGCGATGCGAGTGCCGAACTCTGGGAACGGTTGTAG